The following are from one region of the Heptranchias perlo isolate sHepPer1 chromosome 24, sHepPer1.hap1, whole genome shotgun sequence genome:
- the LOC137341787 gene encoding mitochondrial import receptor subunit TOM20 homolog: MMGKTSAIAAGICGALFVGYCIYFDRKRRNDPNFKKRLQERRRKQRMAAKSTGLPCFPDQIDAEAMQAFFLEEIQLGEEFLSQGDYKIGVDHLTNAIAICGQPQQLLQVLQQTIPPPIFHLLLMKLSTISL; encoded by the coding sequence ATGATGGGGAAGACTAGCGCCATTGCCGCAGGGATCTGCGGAGCCCTCTTTGTCGGATACTGCATCTACTTCGACAGGAAAAGGCGGAATGATCCCAACTTCAAGAAGAGACTACAGGAGCGAAGGAGGAAGCAGAGAATGGCCGCAAAGAGTACTGGGCTGCCCTGCTTTCCAGACCAGATAGACGCAGAGGCCATGCAGGCATTCTTCCTGGAAGAGATCCAGCTCGGGGAGGAGTTTCTGTCGCAAGGTGACTACAAGATTGGCGTTGATCATCTGACAAACGCGATTGCAATTTGTGGCCAACCTCAGCAACTCCTTCAAGTTCTCCAGCAGACCATTCCCCCGCCAATTTTCCATTTGCTCCTGATGAAACTCTCAACGATCAGCTTATGA